GTTGAAAATCTTGCTGTACTTGATGCCCTATATTTCAGTGTGATGACCTTAACAACGGTTGGGGACGACAGTTTTACTCCAAGCACCACATTTGGAAAACTATTTACGATGGTGTATGCCATTGCAGGAATAGGGCTTATGTTTGGGTTCATTAGTAAGATTGCCTTCAGCATGCAAAGCGGCTACCTAAACAAAGATAAAAAAGAAGACCAAAAGTAAACCCACTATTTATAAGGGTTTGCTTTTTTTGGTTTTGTAAAAGAATGGGCCGAATAATCCCCATTTTATAGAAAGATGATGTTACTTGATCAGCCGTTTATATAAAAAAAGAGCTATTTTAAATAGATTTCTCTTTTTTGGGGTTTAAAAGTGAGTAACTAACCAGAGTTGGAAGTCCAATCAAGTGGTAATGGGTAAGGGCCGAATAAAATCGAAAATGGGCCGAATAACCCCCATCTTACAGAAAGATGATGTTACTCGAGAAGCCGTTTATATGAAAAAACAGCTTTTTTAATAGGTTTCTCTCGTTTTTGGGGTTTAAAAGTGAGTAACTATCCAGAGTTGGAGTAGAAAGGGGAAGGGCCGAATACATAGCAGAATGGGCCGAATAAAAGGCTGGAAGGGCCGAATATATTAAAGAATGGGCCGAATAAAATTGAAAACGGGCCGAATAACTTCCGACTGACAGAAAAATGATGTTACTCGAGAAGCCGTTTATATGAAAAAGACCTTTTTTAATGGATTTATCCCTTTTTTGATTTAAAAGTGAGTAACTATCCAGAGTTGGAAGTCCTATCAAGCGGTAATGGCCGAATAACCCCCATCTGACAAAAAATGATGTTACTCGAGAAGCCATTTATATGAAAAAGAGCTTTAATCTTTTCTTTTGCATTGATGTAGATTGCGGAATTTGAATAGAGGGTAAACAGGAATTATTCCTCCTCTGTCGAATGTTAGTTATAATCGGCTGGCATTATAAATTTGTGACGCAATCATATAGATGGCTTTTATGAAAACGGAGGGATATCATGAATAGGCAGTTTGAAGCTTCAAAGGAATATGCAATACATTTAGATTTAATTGATCCACTGGCATCCTTTAGGGATGAATTTTATCTTGATTCAGAGACAATTTATCTGGATGGGAATTCTTTAGGGCTCCTTTCAAAGCGAGCTGAAGCAAGTCTACTCTCGTCACTGGATGATTGGAAACAATATGGAATTGATGGCTGGACAAAAGGGGAAAATCCGTGGTTTACTTTTTCCGAAAGGCTCGGTGCTTTGATGGCTCCATTGATTGGAGCAGAAGCTAATGAAGTAATAGTCACTGGGTCGACAACGATGAATTTACATCAATTGACAGCCACGTTTTATCACCCGTCAGGACGCAGGACTAAAATTCTTGCCGATGAGTTAACGTTTCCAAGTGATATTTACGCTTTGCAGAGCCAGTTGAAGCTGCGTGGATACGATTCAGAACAGCATCTCATTCAAGTGAAGAGCCGGGATGGTCGTATATTGGAGGAAGAGGACATTATCGCATCAATGACGGATGAAGTTGCCTTAATTATTCTTCCAACCGTTCTTTATCGCAGCGGACAAATTCTTGATATCGCTCGTTTAACAAAGGAAGCACATGATAGAGGTATTTTGATAGGGTTTGATGGCTGCCATTCCGTAGGGGCCGTCCCTCACTACTTTGATCGTTGGGACGTTGATTTTGCATTTTGGTGCAACTATAAGCACCTGAATGCTGGGCCTGGCAGTGTTGCAGGATTATATGTGAATAAGAGACATTTTGGTGTTTTACCTGGTCTTACAGGCTGGTTTGGATCAAAGAAAGACAAACAATTTGATATGGAACATATTTTTTCACCAGCAAAAGATGCTGGAGCGTTTCAGATTGGGACTCCGCATATCTTAAGTATGGCGCCTTTAAAAGGATCACTTGAAATGTTTGCGGAAGCAGGTATAGAAAATGTACGTGAAAAATCCCTGAACTGCACACAATATTTTAGTGATTTAATAAAGTCAGAGCTGTCTGGGCTGGGCTTTGAAATGGGGCATCCACTAGAAGATCAGCGGAGAGGCGGTCATATTTGTTTGGAACATATTGAGGCTGCGAGAATCTGTAAATGTCTTAAAGAAGAAAAAATTATCCCCGATTACCGTGAACCTAATATTATTCGGCTGGCTCCTGTTGCCCTTTATACTACATATCTGGAGATGTGGGAGACGGTTCAAGCTTTGAAAAGCATTGTGAAAGACAAGCAATATGAAAAATTTGAAAATAAGCGTGAAGTGATCGCTTAAGAGGTTAGAAAAGGTGATGAAACATGGAAAAAAAACAAGGCGGTTCACTTAAACGTGAACTAAAAACAAATCAATTGACAATGATCGCGATGGGCTGCGCTATTGGAACAGGATTATTTCTTGGCAGCGGTCTGGCCATATCAACGGCTGGTCCAAGTGTACTTATAAGCTATGCAATAGGAGCGTTCATTGTATTGCTTCTGATGGGATGTTTAGCTGAGATGACCGTGGCCTACCCAACCTCCGGATCCTTTGGAACCATTGCTGAGAAATATATCAGTCCCATGGCTGGTTTTCTGGTTCGTTATTCGTATTGGATTGCGAATGTCTTAGCGGTAGGCGTGGAAGTTAGTGCGATTGCGGTATATATGAAATATTGGTTCTCAACGGTTCCTGGAGTCATCTGGATTGTGCTGTTTGCAGCGATTCTTATTTATGTAAATATCACTAGTGTTCATACGTTCGCTTCATTTGAATATTGGTTTTCTATGATTAAAATCAGTGCAATTGTCTTGTTTGTCTTATTAGGAGCGTACGTTCTGCTTGGATCAGATACTCCATCTACAGGGTTCAGTAATTATGTGAATGATGGAGGCTTCATGCCATTTGGTTTGTGGGGATTATGGGTGGCGGTCTTTATCTCGTTATTCAGTTTCCTTGGTACGGAGATGATTGCGGTCACAGCCGGTGAGGCAAAAGATCCGGATGTCGCCGTTCCAAAGGCACTGAAAGCGACTGTTTTCCGCTTATCGACTTTTTATGTTCTTACGATTGGTATTATGCTGCTGATTGTACCTTGGCAGTCAGCCGGGATTGAAGTAAGTCCATTTGTGAAGGTCATGGAAATATTGAATATTCCCGGAGCATCGGGCGTTATGAATTTTATTATCTTAACAGCGGCTCTTTCAGCAATGAACAGTCAGCTTTATGCATCCACTCGAATGATTTTCGCACTTGCACAGGAAAAACAAGCACCGTCTTGGTTTAATCAGGTGAATAGAAAAGGGGTGCCATCTAGAGCTGTCGCTGTTTCTACTTTAGGTGTAATTCTAGCCGCTCTCGTTAAGGTGCTTTCACCCGATACTTCTTACGCCTTCATGATGGGAATTTCAATGTTTGGAGCCATTTTCACTTGGTTTATGATCTTTGTTTCCCATTTGTATTTCCGAAAAAACTGGGGTAAAAAAGGCGGCAGGCAGTTGCCGGTTCGGATGATCGGTTTTCCTTATTTAACAATCTTAGGCGGCTTATTGCTGGCAGCCTTAATGATTTCGACTTGGTTCACACCATCATTTAAAATTGTGCTTCAATTCGGAGTACCATGGCTGATTTTCCTATGTATTGTGTTTAAGATAATGAACTGGACAAAGAAATCATCGCCAACCGACACGAAAAATAAACGAGTGAGCTGACTCACTAGGAGGCTATATCGTGAACCAAGATGATAAGAAATTAGATTCAGGCATTCGGACTGATTTTAAAAAAGAGATGTCATATGGTGATTATTTGCATTTGGACAGCATTCTCTCAAGTCAGCACAGACTGTCTGATCATCACGATGAAATGCTATTTATCATTATCCATCAAACAAGTGAATTATGGATGAAGTTAATTCTCCATGAATTAAAAACCGCAATTGAAAGCATTCAAAAAGATAACTTAGAGCCTTCTTTTAAAATGCTGTCACGGGTTTCGCGAATTCAGCAGCAGCTTATACAATCATGGAGTGTCTTAGCAACCTTGACTCCTGCTGAATATATGGAATTTCGGGATAAACTAGGGTCTAGCTCAGGGTTTCAATCTCATCAAAATCGGCTAATTGAATTTTCCCTTGGACAAAAGAATCCGCAACTGCTAGCGGTATTCCGTCATCAACCAGAACTCGCTGAAACTATGGAAAAAGCACTTGAAGCGCCCAGTATCTATGATGCAGCCATTACGGCACTGGCTGCTAGAGGTCTGCCAATCGATGAAAGTGTGCTGAATCGAGATTTTTCACAAACTTATGAAGTGAATGAAAGTGTTGAAAAGGCTTGGCTGATGGTTTATCAAGACGTTGAACAATATTGGGACTTATATGAGTTGGCAGAAAAACTGATCGATATTGGCAGCCAACAGCAATCTTGGCGATTTAATCATATGACGACAGTGGAAAGAATTATCGGCCATAAAATGGGAACTGGCGGTTCAGCAGGGGTTTCTTATTTAAAACGGGTGCTGGATCAGCAGTTTTTCCCGGAATTATGGACATTGAGAACCAAATTATAAAGGAGGAAATGAAGGATGTCACATTGGATTGATATTTCTCAAGCGTTAAATACCCAAACTGTAGAGTGGCCGGGTGATACCAAATTTGTCTATAAAATTAGTTGTACAAAGGCCGAAAGCGGCTCAGTAAATGTAGGACAATTTACTATGAGTACCCATTTTGGTACGCACATCGATGCACCATTCCACTTTGATGACCACGGCAAAAAAGTTCATGAGCTAGATTTGGATCTTTATATTGGTCCTGCCTTACTCATCGAATGGAATGGAAACGATACACTTAAAGCATCTGACTTTAAAGAAGTCGAATTTGGAGAGGTATCTAGGGTGCTGATTCGAACAAATAGCTGGACAGATCGTTCCGTTTTTCCGCAATCCATTCCGACTATTGATCTTGATTTGCCAAAATTCTTGGCAGAAAAGGGGGTTCGGTTAATCGGTCTAGATTTACCGACAGTTGATCAATTAGACAGCAAAGACCTCCCATCTCATCATGAACTGGCAAAAAACGGTATTCATATTTTAGAAGGTCTTGTTCTGGAGAACATCGAACTCGGCTGGTACGAGTTATCAGCACTCCCGCTTTCATTAACAGGTGCTGATGGGAGCCCAGTCCGAGCCGTGATTCGGAAACTAATTAAATAAAATACTATAAAACCCAATGATGTATGGATTCATTGGGTTTTAATTTAGATTAAGTATTGCAATAATAATCTCGTTAGAATATACACTACAGCTCAGCGATGGCTGCTGAGTGAGAAAAACATATCAATTTATCCTTTAAACGAAGGCACAAATAAAAATATAAAAAAGAAGGTTGTATCTCCAAGGACTAGGTGTTATACTAACATAGCGATGAGCTAATTTGCGTAAGACGCGAGACACTAAGCTTCGGCTTAACGTAGGGATGTGGCCCAACGGTCTTTCGCCGCAAACGCATCAGACGCCTGCATTTATGCAGGCGTCTTTCTTTTTGTTTTAAAAAACAGACCCTACGAGGTCTGTTTTTTTTTGTGTACACATAGGTTGAAAAAGGAATTATTTTACATATAGTGGTAATATCAAAAGAAGCTGTTTCAACAAACCGAAAAGGAAGTGGGTTTTAGTGGCAGATAAACGGTTTGAGGATGTTTATACTCAAGGGAAAATGGAGGTTACCAAAATCATTCGTGATAATGAGACAGGAGTCCTATATATGTTTCATAATGACGGCCTAACTTCTGGGTTAACTGTTAGGGTTGATAAAGATGGAAAACCTTTAGTTGATAAAGATTTTATACCGGTTGAATAATACGACGGCTGCTTCTCTATGTCCTAAAAAATAGAAAGACACAAAATAAAAAACAGACCCAGTGGGATCTGCTTTTATTTTGTTGACACGTCTTTTTTAGCAAGTTCAATATCTTGTTGGACATCGCTTTTTATATCACTAGTAATATCATTCGTGGCTTTTTTGAATTCACGTAATGAGTTTCCAACAGCACGGCCAATTTCAGGGAGTTTATTTGGTCCAAAGATGATTAATGCTAGGACTAAGATAATAATCAGTCCGGGTACCCCAATGTTTGATAACATTATTTAGTTCAACTCCTACATGTTTTAAATCTATGTCCATTATAGCTCTTTGGTAAAAGATTGCAAATAGAAATGGTTTAAAGGCGGAGGAATATACATTTATAAAATCTGCGTGAAAAATATATTAAAAAAAGTTCTGAGTTGGAAGTTTTTGTACTTGTATTTTTCTTTCAGATTGGATATTATACATATACAAGCTGCGTTGTACGTAACGATAATTAAGTTTTAACCTTTAAGTTGTAACAGGGAGTTTTATTATCAAAGCAGGAATGTCAGGCCTCTGCAGTAAATGCACTGAGGACATACAGGATTGCTTTTGCGAGCACCCACTTTTTGACAAAGTGGTCTAAAACTTTCTTACACTATTTACGGCAAAGGCGGCTTCTACTTTAAACACGCAAACCAGTTCCTTTTGGAACTGGTTTTTTTGTGCATTCTAAAGAATGTGTTCAATTTGTTGAGGTCTGGGAAATTTTTCTTTTCATTTGTCTTTCTGCAAAGTAAAATGATAATACTATATAAAAATAACAGACTAAGAAAAGGAAACGTGGATTATTCTTTCGCTAACTGGGCGCTTGAAAGAATAGGAGTGAGTAGCGCAACCGGCCAATAAGGGGATAAATGGAATGTTAGGATTACTAAAGAAGAAATCAGTTAATACCCATTGGTTAGTACAAGGCAATAAAACAGATATCTCTATCAGCGTTACCGATCCAGCTATACTACAGAAATTGAAGATGATCCGCCTTTCTGAATCAGATTTGCACGTAATAAAATGCCTGCAGCCTGTAGTTGAGGAACATATTGACCAATTGGTTGATGACTTTTATTCCACTATTATTGAAGTTCCTGCTTTGAAACATATAATTGAATCGTATAGTATGCTCGAAAAACTAAGGTCAACATTGAAAGTACATGTGATTGAGTTGTTTTCCGGTCATATTGATGAAAAATTTTTAGAAATAAGGGATAGAGTTGCGAAAGCACATTATAAAATTGGATTGCAGCCAGCATGGTATATGGGTGCCTTTCAAAATTTACAAAATTCACTTTTGACAATTATCTGTAATAAAACTGAGGATATTGGAGAACTTCAGCAACTCTTATCGGCTGTTACCAAAATACTTAGTCTGGAACAGCAAATTGTTTTAGAAGCCTATGAACGTCAAAATGCTGAAATGATCCATAATACATATACGCAAGGCAGGCAGGCAATCCAAGGAGAAATTACTGCTGTAAGCAAAGATCTGGTTTCATTGGCAGAGAAGACCATTACATCGGTTGAAACCTTGGTAAACAGTAGTATAGGAGTAAAGAATCAAATGGCAGCTAGCATCGAGCAATCGAATACTGTCCAAGAAATGTCAGTTGAAGGACAGGAAAAGCTAAATGAATTATTGACAAAGATCTATTTGATTAACAATGATACACAAGCCATGACAGACCGTACTCTACAATTAGTCACATCGACTCAACGAATTACAGAGATTGTCCGTATCGTTGAAGAAATCGCGGAAAAAACAAATATGCTTGCCATTAATGCAGCGATTGAAGCTGCTCGAGCGGGCGAACATGGCAGAGGATTTGCCGTAGTATCACAAGAGGTCAGGAAGCTTTCTGAGCAAACAAAGGATTCTGTTTCGGAAATCCGTACACTTATTACTGCTTCAGACGTAAATACGGAGAAAGTGATGGAATCACTTGAACATGTTAAATCGGCCGTACAATCAGGTGTATCGACTTCTAAAGAGACAAAACAGGTTTTTACTCATATAGCTGAATCAATTATTGAAAGTGCTCAAACTTTATCTACCATTGATAGAAAAATGAACGGACTTGTCTACGTGATTGAAGAAATCGGAGAAGCAACAGCAAGCGTTTCAGCTTCAGCGGAACAGTTGGATGGAATAGCTAACAACGGTTAATGTTGCTTGTACAGATGATGGGATCCTGTTGTGATCCTTTTTCTTTTAGTCAAAATTCTTACTAGTGATTTTTGGGGGAGGGTTAACATTGACTACTACCTATGTAAAATGGGGGCAATCAAGAATTAAAATACTTGGGAAAAAATAGCATACTTCCCCAAAAGCACTTAATCATGCGTAAAGACCTTCGTAATAGAAGGTCTTTTTTTTAATTCGTTTAAACTTTTTGAAAAGTGATTACAAATTGCATGGTTTTGGGTAGAAGAAGTGTAACGATACATTCTCTGGAGGTAAAAATTACATGTCTGTAAAATTAGCGATTATCTACTATAGCTCTACCGGAACGAATTATCAGTTAGCCTCTTGGGCCGCAGAAGCAGCGAAAGAAGCGGGTGCAGAGGTAAAGATTCTGAAAGTGAAGGAAACAACACCAGCAGAAGTCATTGAAGGAAATGAAATTTGGCAAAGGACCATTGAGAGAACGAAGGAAATAGCAGAAGTGGCACTAGAAGATTTGGAATGGGCAGATGCGTTTATTTTCAGTACCCCAACTCGCTATGGGAATGTACCCTCACAGTTCCAACAGTTTTTAGATACAACTGGCGGACTTTGGGCAGAAGGGAAACTTGCTAATAAAGTTGTGAGTGCCATGGCTTCTGCTCAGAATCCACATGGAGGTCAGGAAGCGACGATTCTTTCGCTTTACACATCGATGTATCATTGGGGGGCCATTGTGGCAGCTCCGGGCTATACGGATCCAGTGACGGTTACTGCCGGAGGCAATCCGTATGGAACCAGTGTTACTGTCGACCAAGAGGGAAAAATGAAGGAAGACGTGGAGGAAGCAGTGAAATATCAAGCAAAACGAACGGTATCAGTTGCAGAATGGGTGAAAAAAGGCTTGGAATAAGAAAAGATTTTAATAAATTGGAAAAATAAAGGGAAATGAAAGAGCGAACTCGAACCTTTCTTTTAAAGGGGGATCGAGTTCTATGCTTTTGTTTTTCAGGGTTTTTGTTTGGGTTATATTTACCGCACTTCTGGCATATGTTTTTCTATCATGGAGAAATAAGGAAGCGGTAAGTAAAAAAATCGAAGTAATCCGGAAAACGTGGTATCTTATTTTTATTTTAGGTGCTTTAATTTTTTGGACAGTTCAGCCGATGAGCATCTTTGACAGCTGGAAGAATTATATAATCGTTGCAGTGATTATTGTTTTAATTGATATGTTTGTTTTTCTGAGTATGTATATATCTAAGGTTGGCGATCATGAGCTTACAGCTGCAACGAAAGCAGTAGCCGAAAATGATAAAGTATTAACAGACAACAGAGAAAAAATAAAAAACATGTTTTCTTTATTGAAAAAAGAGGGGATTCCTGAGTACTACCAAACCAATCAGGAGTATCTTGACTATTTAAGTATCCTCTTACAGGCTTATGTGGAGAAAGATGGAATGAATGTTCATATCTTGCCTTTTAAAACGGACCAAGATAAGCAATTGGCACTTTCTGGGTTGAACGACTTGAATACAAGTGCTATCCGTGCTACATTAGAACGAGAGGATACGTATTACAACGATGAAGAGAAGATGGCGCTAAATCCTGTTAGTATATTAACTGACCCATATATCATAAAAGTCAAATCACGTTCCTTTGTATCTGAAGTAGATTGTTTACTTATAGCTCTTCTGATTATGATCTTTGATATGGTGATAAAGCAGCGATAAAGGCGGTGATGGATAAAATGAGTATCTACGATAAGGGCAGTGAACATGCTTCTGTAGCAGTAAGAAAACCAAAGGTAAAAACACCGGAAGTCGGTTTAAGTCCCCATACAAAAAAACTAATGGCTCAAAATGAGCAAATTATCCATAAACAAAAACGAACGGTATTCAGCCGTTTGCGGGCAATTTTTTAAAAAAGAGCAAGGAAACTAATTTCCTTGTTCTTTTTCATGTTTTTTTACATACTGCATATACTACAGAAAATCACTAGCATTGAAAAAGGACGGATCTCATGAATCGAAAACCGAGCAGAGTAAACATACCGGAACCATCACCAGCACCATCGGATCAAAAAATGCATGAAAATAACGTGAATCTCCTAAAGTACTTGCAAAAACTAAAGAAAAAACGATGGAGATTATTATAGAAGATTATTTAAGAGCTGCCTTTCTTTAATCTCGGACAAATCAAAACCCATACTAATCCTACATGTGAAGCTACTATACAATATTAAAAGAATTGAATAAAATATAACTAGGGGAGTCCAATTAAGTAGGGCTGAGAGAGAAGTACGTTGAAAATTCTTGACTCTTGGGACCTGATCTGGCTCATACCAGCGTGGGGAAGTTAGCATTATTTAAAACAATACTTCTAATCATAAGCCGGGTCCAACTTATATGTTGGGTGCGGTTTTTTTATGCTGTTTAGTCCTTTGGAATCGTCTAGGTGAGAATGAAATATTCTTTTATTGAAGGAGTTGGATGTTATGGAATTAAAAGATCAAGTTGTATTAGTGACGGGTAGTAGTAGAGGACTAGGTGCAGCAATTGCTAAAGCATTTGGACGTGAAGGATCTCGCGTCATTGTTAATTATTTTCAGAATGAAGAAAAAGCTCAACAAGTAGTAGACAGTATCGGTAAGGATCATGCTATAGCCATTAAAGCGGATGTTAGGAATCAATCTGACATAGAGACCCTATTCAAGTTGGCTAAAAATCATTTTGGTGAGAACATAACTACAGTCGTAAACAATGCATTAGTAAATTTCCAATTTGATGCCACCAACAGGCATACAGCAGAAACAATCACATGGGATGAGTATCAAGTACAATTAGAAGGAAGTGTAAAAGCTTCACTACATACTGTACAAGCTGCGATCAATGATATGGAGCAAAGAAAATTTGGCCGTGTTATCAATATTGGCACAAATCTTTTTCAAAATCCTGTGGTGGCTTATCATGACTACAATACAAGCAAGGCGGCTTTACTCGGTTTTACACGCAGCATGGCCAAAGAATTAGGAGAAAAAGGTATTACTGTAAACATGGTCTCTGGAGGACTTTTAAAAGAAACCGATGCTAGTTCAAAAACATCTGCGGAAGTCTTTACCATAATCCGAGATAGTACACCATTACAAAAGGTCACAAGTCCAGAAGATGTGGCAGATGCAGTCTTGTTTTTTGCATCCCCTTGGAGCCGTGCCGTTACTGGTCAAAATTTAGTAGTGGATGGCGGATTAGTGATGGATTGAATGGATTTAAAACCATATAGGTTTCATAGGGGAGTTATAAGGGCAGTCAAGGAAATACCAAAGGTTACTAGTCAAATTATAAAAATTTGACTTAACTCAACTTCTATTTTTGTTGCAAATGCAATAAATTCTAGTTAAACAAAATGCATACTACTCATGTTGTATTTGCAACAAAAAAATATTCAAAGGAGTAAATATGAAGGAAATTTTACGTGAGATTGGAATGATAGCGAGGTCATTAGATTCTATAAGTAATATAGAGTTTAAAGAATTTGACCTTACAAAAGGGCAGTATTTGTACCTAGTTCGAATATGTGAAAACCGCGGAATCATTCAAGAAAAGTTAGCTGAAATGATAAAAGTAGATCGAACAACGGCAGCTCGTGCAGTACAAAAACTCGAAATTAATGGCTTTATTGAAAAGAAGGGAGATGCACATAACAAAAAAATTAAAAAACTCTTTCCTACAGAAAAGGGAGAAAGTGTTTATCCTTTCATAAAAAGAGAAAATGATTATTCTAATATCAGGGCATTAGAGGGGTTTTCCGAGAAAGAAGCAGAAACCACTTTCAATCTTCTCCAAAGAATAAGAGAAAATGTAGAAAAAGAATGGGTATTTGTAAAAAAAGGAAATAAGAGAAATTACTGATTATATAGAGGAGCGACTTATCCAAATGACTATTAATATAAAAAAGTGTACCCTTGAAGATTCCTATGAACTTCAAGAAATTAGTCATGAAACGTTTAATGATACATTTAAGCATCAAAATTCACCCGAAAACATGGATGCCTATTTGGAAAAGGCGTTTAACTTA
The Peribacillus sp. FSL H8-0477 genome window above contains:
- a CDS encoding potassium channel family protein, yielding MISFILTLKRLVTALIHAFKEKEFQVLFFLILLTLVSGSIFYSTVENLAVLDALYFSVMTLTTVGDDSFTPSTTFGKLFTMVYAIAGIGLMFGFISKIAFSMQSGYLNKDKKEDQK
- the kynU gene encoding kynureninase; its protein translation is MMNRQFEASKEYAIHLDLIDPLASFRDEFYLDSETIYLDGNSLGLLSKRAEASLLSSLDDWKQYGIDGWTKGENPWFTFSERLGALMAPLIGAEANEVIVTGSTTMNLHQLTATFYHPSGRRTKILADELTFPSDIYALQSQLKLRGYDSEQHLIQVKSRDGRILEEEDIIASMTDEVALIILPTVLYRSGQILDIARLTKEAHDRGILIGFDGCHSVGAVPHYFDRWDVDFAFWCNYKHLNAGPGSVAGLYVNKRHFGVLPGLTGWFGSKKDKQFDMEHIFSPAKDAGAFQIGTPHILSMAPLKGSLEMFAEAGIENVREKSLNCTQYFSDLIKSELSGLGFEMGHPLEDQRRGGHICLEHIEAARICKCLKEEKIIPDYREPNIIRLAPVALYTTYLEMWETVQALKSIVKDKQYEKFENKREVIA
- a CDS encoding amino acid permease — encoded protein: MEKKQGGSLKRELKTNQLTMIAMGCAIGTGLFLGSGLAISTAGPSVLISYAIGAFIVLLLMGCLAEMTVAYPTSGSFGTIAEKYISPMAGFLVRYSYWIANVLAVGVEVSAIAVYMKYWFSTVPGVIWIVLFAAILIYVNITSVHTFASFEYWFSMIKISAIVLFVLLGAYVLLGSDTPSTGFSNYVNDGGFMPFGLWGLWVAVFISLFSFLGTEMIAVTAGEAKDPDVAVPKALKATVFRLSTFYVLTIGIMLLIVPWQSAGIEVSPFVKVMEILNIPGASGVMNFIILTAALSAMNSQLYASTRMIFALAQEKQAPSWFNQVNRKGVPSRAVAVSTLGVILAALVKVLSPDTSYAFMMGISMFGAIFTWFMIFVSHLYFRKNWGKKGGRQLPVRMIGFPYLTILGGLLLAALMISTWFTPSFKIVLQFGVPWLIFLCIVFKIMNWTKKSSPTDTKNKRVS
- the kynA gene encoding tryptophan 2,3-dioxygenase, giving the protein MVNQDDKKLDSGIRTDFKKEMSYGDYLHLDSILSSQHRLSDHHDEMLFIIIHQTSELWMKLILHELKTAIESIQKDNLEPSFKMLSRVSRIQQQLIQSWSVLATLTPAEYMEFRDKLGSSSGFQSHQNRLIEFSLGQKNPQLLAVFRHQPELAETMEKALEAPSIYDAAITALAARGLPIDESVLNRDFSQTYEVNESVEKAWLMVYQDVEQYWDLYELAEKLIDIGSQQQSWRFNHMTTVERIIGHKMGTGGSAGVSYLKRVLDQQFFPELWTLRTKL
- the kynB gene encoding arylformamidase, coding for MSHWIDISQALNTQTVEWPGDTKFVYKISCTKAESGSVNVGQFTMSTHFGTHIDAPFHFDDHGKKVHELDLDLYIGPALLIEWNGNDTLKASDFKEVEFGEVSRVLIRTNSWTDRSVFPQSIPTIDLDLPKFLAEKGVRLIGLDLPTVDQLDSKDLPSHHELAKNGIHILEGLVLENIELGWYELSALPLSLTGADGSPVRAVIRKLIK
- a CDS encoding DUF6440 family protein codes for the protein MADKRFEDVYTQGKMEVTKIIRDNETGVLYMFHNDGLTSGLTVRVDKDGKPLVDKDFIPVE
- the tatA gene encoding twin-arginine translocase TatA/TatE family subunit, translating into MLSNIGVPGLIIILVLALIIFGPNKLPEIGRAVGNSLREFKKATNDITSDIKSDVQQDIELAKKDVSTK
- a CDS encoding globin-coupled sensor protein yields the protein MLGLLKKKSVNTHWLVQGNKTDISISVTDPAILQKLKMIRLSESDLHVIKCLQPVVEEHIDQLVDDFYSTIIEVPALKHIIESYSMLEKLRSTLKVHVIELFSGHIDEKFLEIRDRVAKAHYKIGLQPAWYMGAFQNLQNSLLTIICNKTEDIGELQQLLSAVTKILSLEQQIVLEAYERQNAEMIHNTYTQGRQAIQGEITAVSKDLVSLAEKTITSVETLVNSSIGVKNQMAASIEQSNTVQEMSVEGQEKLNELLTKIYLINNDTQAMTDRTLQLVTSTQRITEIVRIVEEIAEKTNMLAINAAIEAARAGEHGRGFAVVSQEVRKLSEQTKDSVSEIRTLITASDVNTEKVMESLEHVKSAVQSGVSTSKETKQVFTHIAESIIESAQTLSTIDRKMNGLVYVIEEIGEATASVSASAEQLDGIANNG
- the wrbA gene encoding NAD(P)H:quinone oxidoreductase, with the protein product MSVKLAIIYYSSTGTNYQLASWAAEAAKEAGAEVKILKVKETTPAEVIEGNEIWQRTIERTKEIAEVALEDLEWADAFIFSTPTRYGNVPSQFQQFLDTTGGLWAEGKLANKVVSAMASAQNPHGGQEATILSLYTSMYHWGAIVAAPGYTDPVTVTAGGNPYGTSVTVDQEGKMKEDVEEAVKYQAKRTVSVAEWVKKGLE
- a CDS encoding type II toxin-antitoxin system SpoIISA family toxin; its protein translation is MLLFFRVFVWVIFTALLAYVFLSWRNKEAVSKKIEVIRKTWYLIFILGALIFWTVQPMSIFDSWKNYIIVAVIIVLIDMFVFLSMYISKVGDHELTAATKAVAENDKVLTDNREKIKNMFSLLKKEGIPEYYQTNQEYLDYLSILLQAYVEKDGMNVHILPFKTDQDKQLALSGLNDLNTSAIRATLEREDTYYNDEEKMALNPVSILTDPYIIKVKSRSFVSEVDCLLIALLIMIFDMVIKQR
- a CDS encoding 3-oxoacyl-ACP reductase translates to MELKDQVVLVTGSSRGLGAAIAKAFGREGSRVIVNYFQNEEKAQQVVDSIGKDHAIAIKADVRNQSDIETLFKLAKNHFGENITTVVNNALVNFQFDATNRHTAETITWDEYQVQLEGSVKASLHTVQAAINDMEQRKFGRVINIGTNLFQNPVVAYHDYNTSKAALLGFTRSMAKELGEKGITVNMVSGGLLKETDASSKTSAEVFTIIRDSTPLQKVTSPEDVADAVLFFASPWSRAVTGQNLVVDGGLVMD
- a CDS encoding MarR family winged helix-turn-helix transcriptional regulator, with amino-acid sequence MKEILREIGMIARSLDSISNIEFKEFDLTKGQYLYLVRICENRGIIQEKLAEMIKVDRTTAARAVQKLEINGFIEKKGDAHNKKIKKLFPTEKGESVYPFIKRENDYSNIRALEGFSEKEAETTFNLLQRIRENVEKEWVFVKKGNKRNY